The following proteins are encoded in a genomic region of Anolis carolinensis isolate JA03-04 unplaced genomic scaffold, rAnoCar3.1.pri scaffold_12, whole genome shotgun sequence:
- the cetn2 gene encoding centrin-2 isoform X2, which produces MAASYKKPTLGAPVQRKKALPKTELTEEQKQEIREAFDLFDTDGTGNIDVKELKVAMRALGFEPKKDEIKKMILDIDKEGTGKITYQDFLGVMTQKMAEKDSKEEILKAFKLFDDDETGKISFKNLKRVAKELGETLTDEELQEMIDEADRDGDGEVNEQEFLRIMKKTSLY; this is translated from the exons GCCGCCAGCTACAAAAAGCCAACACTGGGGGCTCCAGTTCAGAGGAAGAAGGCACTCCCCAAAACTGAACTCACTGAAGAGCAGAAACAGGAGATCCGAGAGGCCTTTGATCTGTTTGATACTGATGGGACAGGGAACATCGATGTGAAAGAGCTGAAG GTTGCCATGAGAGCACTTGGGTTTGAACCCAAGAAAGATGAGATCAAGAAAATGATCTTAGACATCGATAAAGAAGGAACTGGAAAGATCACCTACCAGGACTTCTTGGGTGTCATGACCCAAAAAATG GCTGAAAAAGATTCAAAAGAGGAGATTCTTAAAGCCTTCAAACTGTTTGATGATGACGAGACTGGCAAAATCTCTTTCAAAAACCTCAAGCGTGTGGCCAAAGAATTGGGGGAGACTCTTACAGACGAGGAGTTACAG GAAATGATTGACGAAGCTGATCGGGATGGGGATGGGGAAGTTAATGAGCAGGAGTTCTTGCGGATCATGAAGAAGACCAGCCTGTACTGA